A section of the Halichoerus grypus chromosome 11, mHalGry1.hap1.1, whole genome shotgun sequence genome encodes:
- the LOC118549518 gene encoding LOW QUALITY PROTEIN: olfactory receptor 10D3-like (The sequence of the model RefSeq protein was modified relative to this genomic sequence to represent the inferred CDS: inserted 2 bases in 1 codon; substituted 1 base at 1 genomic stop codon) has protein sequence MEKKNCLVVTEFILLGIPHTKGLETMLFVLFLPFYACTLLGNVSILVAILSSTRLHTPMYFXPVFDMSFSSVTCPKMLLYLMGLSPLISYENCVSQLFFFHFLGSIECFLYTVMAYDRFTAICYPLQYTVIMRPRICGALAVGTWLLGCIHCSILTLLTFTLPYCGPNEVDHFFCDIPALLPLACADISLAQRVSFTNVGLVSLLCFLLILLSYTRITISILRIRSAEGRCRAFSTCSAHLVAILCAYGSIITVYLQPIPNPMLGTVVXILMNLVGPMLNPLIYTLRHKEVKTALKIILHRTNHVPES, from the exons ATGGAGAAGAAGAACTGTTTGGTGGTGACTGAATTCATCTTGTTGGGGATTCCCCACACAAAGGGGC tggAGACTATgctttttgtcttgttcttgccCTTCTATGCCTGCACCCTGCTGGGAAATGTGTCCATCCTCGTGGCTATTCTTTCTTCCACTCGCCTTCACACACCTATGTATTT TCCTGTGTTTGACATGAGTTTCTCTTCTGTGACCTGTCCTAAAATGCTACTGTACCTCATGGGACTGAGCCCGCTCATTTCCTATGAGAACTGTGTCTCCCAGCTcttcttcttccatttccttgGCAGCATTGAATGCTTCCTGTATACTgtgatggcctatgaccgctTCACTGCTATCTGTTACCCTCTGCAGTACACAGTCATCATGAGGCCTAGAATCTGTGGGGCTCTGGCTGTGGGCACATGGCTGTTAGGGTGTATCCATTGCAGTATCTTGACTTTGCTCACCTTCACTTTGCCATACTGTGGTCCTAATGAAGTGGATCACTTCTTCTGTGATATTCCAGCACTCTTGCCGTTGGCCTGTGCTGATATATCCTTAGCCCAGAGGGTGAGTTTCACCAATGTTGGCCTGGTAtctctcctctgctttcttctAATCCTCTTATCCTACACTCGAATTACCATCTCCATCTTGCGTATTCGTTCAGCTGAGGGCCGCTGCCGGGCCTTCTCCACTTGCAGTGCCCACCTCGTTGCCATCCTTTGTGCCTACGGGTCCATCATCACTGTCTACCTGCAGCCCATACCTAACCCCATGCTGGGAACTGTGGTTTAAATTCTGATGAATCTGGTAGGACCAATGCTGAACCCTTTAATCTATACTTTGAGGCATAAGGAAGTTAAAACAGccctgaaaataattttgcacAGGACAAACCACGTTCCTGAGAGTTAG